A window of the Xiashengella succiniciproducens genome harbors these coding sequences:
- a CDS encoding ABC transporter ATP-binding protein — protein MIEIFNLQKVYGTQMALSVDNLKIAKNDFVGLVGNNGAGKTTMLSLILDLIEPTKGYVTSKLIKVSDSDEWKSYTGSFLNEGFLIPFLSPIEFFEFIGSLHGKNSADIKDFLEENEQFFKQDAFSGKYIRELSAGNKNKIGILASFLSKPEILILDEPFSNLDPSSQSWLKSKLKALSNEGVTILISSHDLKHVTEVCNRILLLEDGHIVKDTNTSNETLIELEQYFDI, from the coding sequence ATGATTGAGATATTTAATCTTCAAAAAGTATACGGAACTCAAATGGCTCTTTCCGTTGACAATCTTAAAATAGCCAAAAATGACTTTGTTGGTTTAGTAGGCAACAATGGAGCAGGAAAAACAACCATGCTTAGCTTAATACTCGACTTAATTGAACCTACAAAAGGATATGTAACATCAAAATTGATAAAAGTTTCAGATTCTGATGAGTGGAAAAGTTATACTGGATCATTTCTAAATGAAGGTTTTCTTATTCCTTTTTTGAGTCCTATTGAATTTTTTGAGTTTATTGGAAGTTTGCACGGAAAAAACAGTGCTGATATTAAAGATTTTCTGGAAGAGAATGAGCAATTTTTCAAGCAAGATGCTTTTTCCGGTAAATATATTCGAGAACTGTCGGCAGGGAATAAAAATAAAATTGGCATTTTAGCTTCATTCCTTTCAAAACCAGAGATACTAATTCTTGATGAACCTTTTTCTAATCTGGATCCAAGTTCTCAATCTTGGTTAAAATCAAAATTAAAAGCACTAAGCAATGAAGGTGTTACAATATTGATTTCAAGCCATGATTTAAAACATGTAACTGAAGTGTGTAATCGAATACTTTTACTTGAAGATGGTCATATTGTTAAAGACACAAATACAAGTAATGAAACATTGATTGAGTTGGAGCAATATTTTGACATCTAA